In Glycine max cultivar Williams 82 chromosome 7, Glycine_max_v4.0, whole genome shotgun sequence, a single window of DNA contains:
- the LOC100795558 gene encoding Probable mitochondrial adenine nucleotide transporter BTL1-like → MSSSNSKTQTQTPSSLSLCTSKPQEGNMALESQPQKNKYGHGVFGDVSSIIKEMEIDHPNSTFDFQFQFPPIAFQNFLGSREVREFISGALAGAMAKAILAPLETIRTRMVVGVGSKNIAGSFIDVIEQQGWQGLWAGNMINMLRIVPTQAIELGTFECVKRAMTSLHEKWEHNEYPKLQIGSINFNLSLSWISPVAIAGAAAGIASTVVCHPLEVLKDRLTVSPETYPNLGIAIRNIYKDGGVGAFYAGISPTLVGMLPYSTCFYFMYDTIKESYCRTRNKKSLSRPEMILIGAFAGFTASTISFPLEVARKRLMVGALQGKCPPNMAAALSEVIREEGLKGLYRGWGASCLKVMPSSGITRMFYEAWKDILLVQNGNPL, encoded by the exons atgtcgTCTTCCAACTCCAAAACCCAAACCCAAACCCCTTCTTCACTCTCACTCTGCACCTCTAAGCCTCAG GAAGGTAACATGGCATTGGAATCCCAACCGCAGAAGAACAAGTATGGACACGGGGTGTTTGGAGACGTCTCCAGCATCATCAAAGAGATGGAGATTGATCATCCCAACTCTAcctttgattttcaatttcaatttcccCCAATTGCT TTTCAGAATTTTCTGGGCTCTAGAGAGGTTCGCGAGTTTATTAGCGGGGCCCTTGCAGGGGCGATGGCAAAGGCTATACTTGCTCCTCTTGAGACCATCAG GACAAGAATGGTAGTTGGTGTTGGGTCAAAAAATATTGCTGGTAGTTTCATAGACGTTATAGAGCAGCAGGGATGGCAAGGACTGTGGGCTGGAAACATGATCAATATGCTTCGTATAGTTCCAACACAGGCCATTGAGCTAGGCACATTTGAGTGTGTCAAACGGGCTATGACATCCCTGCATGAGAAATGGGAACACAATGAATACCCCAAGTTGCAGATAGGTTCCATCAATTTCAACTTATCTTTATCTTGGATTTCACCAGTTGCCATTGCCGGTGCGGCTGCAGGAATTGCTAGCACAGTTGTATGCCATCCCCTCGAAGTTTTGAAG GACCGGTTAACTGTAAGTCCTGAAACTTACCCTAATTTAGGTATTGCgattagaaatatttataaagatgGTGGTGTTGGCGCTTTTTATGCTGGTATCTCACCAACTCTGGTTGGCATGCTTCCATACAGTACGTGTTTTTATTTCATGTATGATACGATAAAGGAATCTTACTGCCGCACCAGAAATAAGAAATCTCTAAGCCGTCCAGAGATGATTTTGATCGGAGCTTTTGCAG GTTTCACTGCCAGTACAATTAGCTTCCCCTTGGAGGTAGCAAGGAAGCGCCTGATGGTGGGTGCTTTGCAAGGTAAGTGCCCGCCAAACATGGCGGCAGCACTTTCAGAAGTTATTAGAGAAGAAGGTCTGAAGGGTCTCTACAGAGGATGGGGTGCAAGCTGTTTGAAGGTCATGCCATCCTCTGGTATCACCAGGATGTTTTATGAAGCTTGGAAAGATATATTGCTTGTCCAGAATGGTAATCCCCTTTAG
- the LOC100800677 gene encoding uncharacterized protein LOC100800677: MDGRNGSGSRRSGEAGGMGKAIIALVIGSLVYYHCAYRNSTLVSLFSDVFIVLLCSLAILGLLFRQMGIQVPVDPLEWQISQESANAIVAWLANTIGGAESVFRVAATGHDKRLFLKVILSLYLFSALGRLARGITVAYAGLCLFCLYIFAECSQSITFFGRTTETEEQDTII; this comes from the exons ATGGATGGGAGAAACGGAAGCGGAAGCAGGAGGAGTGGGGAAGCAGGAGGAATGGGGAAGGCGATAATCGCGTTGGTAATTGGGAGTCTTGTGTACTATCACTGTGCCTACCGCAATTCTACCcttgtctctcttttttccgATGTCTTCATCGTCCTTCTCTGCTCCCTCGCCATTCTCGGTCTTCTATTCCGACAAATGGGCATCCA GGTTCCTGTTGATCCCCTTGAGTGGCAAATATCTCAGGAGAGTGCGAACGCGATCGTGGCATGGTTGGCCAATACGATTGGTGGCGCCGAGTCAGTGTTCAGGGTGGCGGCTACTGGGCACGACAAGAGGCTGTTTCTGAAGGTCATTCTTTCCCTATATCTCTTCTCTGCTCTTGGAAGACTCGCCAGAGGGATTACAGTTGCCTATGCCG GACTATGCTTGTTTTGTCTTTACATCTTTGCCGAGTGCTCTCAATCAATTACCTTCTTCGGGAGAACTACTGAAACTGAAGAACAAGACACCATCATCTAA
- the LOC100804417 gene encoding uncharacterized protein: MEFLKIKKFRKSQKADGEKDLADKAVPEPEEPKLNTDCPDQCKSENADSAGEAEDDDDFITNEVKRRLKELRRNSFMVLIPEEDSCPEEGEEEEEEGETSSNEWRDVEAEGQQWWRGFDAVFEKYCERMLFFDRMGTQQLSEVGKGSQYTSTPSPRSASKKLVSPLRCLSLKKFEEPDDETEHLQQPEHDPYLDIETAYVGQICLTWEALHCQYSHMSQKISWQHDNPTCYNHSAQEFQQFQVLLQRFIENEPFEQGRRAEIYARTRNNLPKLLQIPNIRGSDHELTDDSETRVLAPDLIRIIESSILTFHLFMKRDKKKSSGATSQNQLATPLQQIQSTLEKKVAKLKELRRKKKSWKKNSWPQKHEDIHLLLGLIDVKILARVLRMTRMTREQLFWCEEKMKKLDLSNSRLERDPCPILFPC; the protein is encoded by the exons ATGGAGTTTTTGAAAATCAAGAAGTTCAGAAAATCTCAGAAAGCAGATGGAGAAAAGGATTTGGCAGACAAGGCAGTGCCTGAGCCTGAGGAACCAAAGCTGAACACCGACTGTCCTGATCAGTGTAAATCAGAAAACGCAGATTCTGCAGGTGAAGCtgaggatgatgatgattttATTACTAATGAGGTTAAGAGGAGGCTGAAAGAATTGAGAAGAAACAGTTTTATGGTGTTGATTCCTGAAGAAGATTCCTGCCCGGAGGAAggggaggaggaagaggaagagggagaGACGAGCTCAAATGAATGGAGGGATGTGGAGGCAGAAGGTCAGCAATGGTGGCGTGGTTTTGATGCTGTGTTTGAAAAGTACTGTGAAAGAATGTTATTCTTTGATCGGATGGGCACTCAACAGCTTAGTGAAGTTGGCAAAG GTTCACAGTATACTTCAACTCCATCTCCAAGATCTGCTTCAAAGAAGCTGGTTTCTCCCCTTCGTtgtctttccttgaaaaaatttGAAGAACCTGATGATGAGACTGAACATCTTCAACAGCCTGAGCATGACCCCTACCTGGATATTGAAACAGCATATGTAGGTCAAATTTGCTTGACTTGGGAGGCACTTCATTGTCAGTACTCTCATATGAGTCAGAAGATATCTTGGCAACATGATAATCCTACCTGTTACAACCACAGTGCACAAGAGTTTCAACAGTTCCAGGTTCTATTACAAaggtttattgaaaatgaacCTTTTGAGCAGGGCCGTCGAGCTGAAATTTATGCTCGCACAAGGAACAATTTGCCTAAACTGCTTCAGATTCCTAATATACGAG GTTCAGATCATGAATTGACTGATGATTCAGAGACGAGAGTTCTTGCTCCTGATCTTATCAGGATAATTGAAAGTTCTATCCTTACATTCCACCTTTTCATGAAAAGGGACAAGAAAAAGTCAAGTGGTGCCACCAGTCAGAACCAGCTTGCAACTCCTCTACAACAGATTCAGTCGACTCTTGAAAAG AAAGTGGCGAAGCTGAAGGAACTgcgcagaaagaaaaaaagttggaaGAAGAATTCTTGGCCCCAAAAGCATGAGGACATTCATCTTTTGCTTGGCCTTATTGACGTGAAAATCCTGGCAAGGGTTCTGAGGATGACGAGGATGACTAGAGAGCAACTGTTTTGGTGtgaagaaaagatgaaaaaactGGATTTATCAAATAGTAGGTTAGAAAGGGATCCATGTCCCATCCTCTTCCCTTGCTAG